In Antechinus flavipes isolate AdamAnt ecotype Samford, QLD, Australia chromosome 3, AdamAnt_v2, whole genome shotgun sequence, a genomic segment contains:
- the MOSPD2 gene encoding motile sperm domain-containing protein 2 isoform X3 — MAQVPSQEKSKLVSETRRRFEAEYLADKSDKYDSRDVEKLQQDDTWVESFLCWRHDVVDETLKMIDESFQWRKEFAVNDLNESTLPKWLFEVGAVYLHGYDKEGNKLFWFRVKFHTKDNKTILDKKKLVAFWLERYAKRENGKPLTVMFDMSETGLSNIDMDIVRFIINCFKVYYPKYLTKIVVFDMPWIMNAAFKIVKGWLGPEAVNMLKFTGKNEVQEHVSIEYLPPHMGGTDPFKYSYPPLVDDDFQTPLCENGPITSEDETESKEDIETDNKETGEANSSEEQPVIPRKQISSIEQTSKIEESDKVDSKIKTLKKSLSMFKGILLHISPAEELYFGSKEIGEKKCLIILTNVTKNVVAFKVRTTAPDKYRVKPSNSCCDPGASLDVVVSLHGGFTISPQDRFLIMAAEMEHPCGTGAADLAQFWKDTPRNKIMEHRLRCHVDSSKPSSLTLKENSFNIPSKSSEDIHLQFLNSRCENDCSPPY, encoded by the exons ATAAGTCAGATAAATATGATTCacgggatgtggaaaaactacaACAAGATGATACTTGGGTTGAAAGTTTTTTGTGTTGGCGACATGATGTGGTAGATGAAACACTGAAGATGATTGATGAAAGTTTTCAGTGGAGGAAAGAATTTGCTGTCAATG acCTGAATGAATCTACTCTTCCCAAATGGCTATTTGAGGTTGGTGCTGTATATCTACATGGGTATGACAAAGAAGGCAACAAATTGT TCTGGTTCAGAGTGAAGTTTCATACGAAAGACAATAAAACTATTTTGGACAAAAAGAAGCTTGTAGCCTTCTGGCTAGAACGTTATgccaaaagagaaaatggaaaacccTTAACAGTGATGTTTGATATGTCAGAAACTGGACTGAGTAACATA GACATGGATATTGTTCGGTTCATCATCAACTGCTTTAAGGTTTATTATCCTAAATACCTCA CAAAAATTGTAGTCTTTGATATGCCATGGATAATGAATG CTGCTTTTAAAATTGTGAAAGGCTGGCTTGGTCCAGAAGCAGTGAACATGTTGAAGTTTACTGGTAAAAATGAAGTGCAGGAGCACGTCAGCATAGAATACTTGCCCCCACACATGGGTGGAACT GATCCTTTCAAGTATAGTTATCCACCACTAGTGGATGATGATTTTCAAACCCCTTTGTGTGAAAATGGACCTATTACTAGTGAGGATGAAACTGAAAGTAAAGAGGATATAGAAACAGATAATAAAGAAACTGGGGAAGCAAATTCCAGTGAAGAACAACCTGTTATACCCAGAaag CAGATTAGTTCAATAGAACAAACTTCCAAAATAGAAGAGTCTGATAAAGtggattcaaagataaaaactttaaagaaatcattaagCATGTTTAAAGGCATCCTATTGCATATCAG CCCTGCTGAAGAACTTTATTTTGGATCCAAAGAAATTGGAGAGAAGAAATGCTTAATAATTCTTACAAATGTAACAAAAAACGTAGTTGCATTTAAG GTAAGAACAACAGCTCCAGACAAATACAGAGTTAAGCCAAGTAATAGTTGCTGTGACCCTGGTGCATCATTAGATGTAGTGGTGTCTCTTCATGGAG GTTTCACAATTTCCCCTCAAGATCGTTTTCTAATAATGGCTGCAGAAATGGAACATCCTTGTGGTACAGGGGCAGCAGATTTGGCACAATTCTGGAAGGATACACCCAGAAACAAAATAATGGAACATAG GTTAAGATGCCACGTTGATAGCAGTAAACCATCTTCTcttacattaaaagaaaattcttttaacaTTCCATCCAAAAGCAGTGAGGACATACATTTACAA tttttgAACTCCAGATGTGAAAATGACTGCTCTCCACCTTACTAa
- the MOSPD2 gene encoding motile sperm domain-containing protein 2 isoform X4, with product MAQVPSQEKSKLVSETRRRFEAEYLADKSDKYDSRDVEKLQQDDTWVESFLCWRHDVVDETLKMIDESFQWRKEFAVNDLNESTLPKWLFEVGAVYLHGYDKEGNKLFWFRVKFHTKDNKTILDKKKLVAFWLERYAKRENGKPLTVMFDMSETGLSNIDMDIVRFIINCFKVYYPKYLTKIVVFDMPWIMNAAFKIVKGWLGPEAVNMLKFTGKNEVQEHVSIEYLPPHMGGTDPFKYSYPPLVDDDFQTPLCENGPITSEDETESKEDIETDNKETGEANSSEEQPVIPRKISSIEQTSKIEESDKVDSKIKTLKKSLSMFKGILLHISPAEELYFGSKEIGEKKCLIILTNVTKNVVAFKVRTTAPDKYRVKPSNSCCDPGASLDVVVSLHGGFTISPQDRFLIMAAEMEHPCGTGAADLAQFWKDTPRNKIMEHRLRCHVDSSKPSSLTLKENSFNIPSKSSEDIHLQFLNSRCENDCSPPY from the exons ATAAGTCAGATAAATATGATTCacgggatgtggaaaaactacaACAAGATGATACTTGGGTTGAAAGTTTTTTGTGTTGGCGACATGATGTGGTAGATGAAACACTGAAGATGATTGATGAAAGTTTTCAGTGGAGGAAAGAATTTGCTGTCAATG acCTGAATGAATCTACTCTTCCCAAATGGCTATTTGAGGTTGGTGCTGTATATCTACATGGGTATGACAAAGAAGGCAACAAATTGT TCTGGTTCAGAGTGAAGTTTCATACGAAAGACAATAAAACTATTTTGGACAAAAAGAAGCTTGTAGCCTTCTGGCTAGAACGTTATgccaaaagagaaaatggaaaacccTTAACAGTGATGTTTGATATGTCAGAAACTGGACTGAGTAACATA GACATGGATATTGTTCGGTTCATCATCAACTGCTTTAAGGTTTATTATCCTAAATACCTCA CAAAAATTGTAGTCTTTGATATGCCATGGATAATGAATG CTGCTTTTAAAATTGTGAAAGGCTGGCTTGGTCCAGAAGCAGTGAACATGTTGAAGTTTACTGGTAAAAATGAAGTGCAGGAGCACGTCAGCATAGAATACTTGCCCCCACACATGGGTGGAACT GATCCTTTCAAGTATAGTTATCCACCACTAGTGGATGATGATTTTCAAACCCCTTTGTGTGAAAATGGACCTATTACTAGTGAGGATGAAACTGAAAGTAAAGAGGATATAGAAACAGATAATAAAGAAACTGGGGAAGCAAATTCCAGTGAAGAACAACCTGTTATACCCAGAaag ATTAGTTCAATAGAACAAACTTCCAAAATAGAAGAGTCTGATAAAGtggattcaaagataaaaactttaaagaaatcattaagCATGTTTAAAGGCATCCTATTGCATATCAG CCCTGCTGAAGAACTTTATTTTGGATCCAAAGAAATTGGAGAGAAGAAATGCTTAATAATTCTTACAAATGTAACAAAAAACGTAGTTGCATTTAAG GTAAGAACAACAGCTCCAGACAAATACAGAGTTAAGCCAAGTAATAGTTGCTGTGACCCTGGTGCATCATTAGATGTAGTGGTGTCTCTTCATGGAG GTTTCACAATTTCCCCTCAAGATCGTTTTCTAATAATGGCTGCAGAAATGGAACATCCTTGTGGTACAGGGGCAGCAGATTTGGCACAATTCTGGAAGGATACACCCAGAAACAAAATAATGGAACATAG GTTAAGATGCCACGTTGATAGCAGTAAACCATCTTCTcttacattaaaagaaaattcttttaacaTTCCATCCAAAAGCAGTGAGGACATACATTTACAA tttttgAACTCCAGATGTGAAAATGACTGCTCTCCACCTTACTAa
- the MOSPD2 gene encoding motile sperm domain-containing protein 2 isoform X2 — protein sequence MAQVPSQEKSKLVSETRRRFEAEYLADKSDKYDSRDVEKLQQDDTWVESFLCWRHDVVDETLKMIDESFQWRKEFAVNDLNESTLPKWLFEVGAVYLHGYDKEGNKLFWFRVKFHTKDNKTILDKKKLVAFWLERYAKRENGKPLTVMFDMSETGLSNIDMDIVRFIINCFKVYYPKYLTKIVVFDMPWIMNAAFKIVKGWLGPEAVNMLKFTGKNEVQEHVSIEYLPPHMGGTDPFKYSYPPLVDDDFQTPLCENGPITSEDETESKEDIETDNKETGEANSSEEQPVIPRKISSIEQTSKIEESDKVDSKIKTLKKSLSMFKGILLHISPAEELYFGSKEIGEKKCLIILTNVTKNVVAFKVRTTAPDKYRVKPSNSCCDPGASLDVVVSLHGGFTISPQDRFLIMAAEMEHPCGTGAADLAQFWKDTPRNKIMEHRLRCHVDSSKPSSLTLKENSFNIPSKSSEDIHLQLTRLLDISRKLQDEVDRCLWFQQLLFYLTVLLLAFATSCFYLLYNQGTNTL from the exons ATAAGTCAGATAAATATGATTCacgggatgtggaaaaactacaACAAGATGATACTTGGGTTGAAAGTTTTTTGTGTTGGCGACATGATGTGGTAGATGAAACACTGAAGATGATTGATGAAAGTTTTCAGTGGAGGAAAGAATTTGCTGTCAATG acCTGAATGAATCTACTCTTCCCAAATGGCTATTTGAGGTTGGTGCTGTATATCTACATGGGTATGACAAAGAAGGCAACAAATTGT TCTGGTTCAGAGTGAAGTTTCATACGAAAGACAATAAAACTATTTTGGACAAAAAGAAGCTTGTAGCCTTCTGGCTAGAACGTTATgccaaaagagaaaatggaaaacccTTAACAGTGATGTTTGATATGTCAGAAACTGGACTGAGTAACATA GACATGGATATTGTTCGGTTCATCATCAACTGCTTTAAGGTTTATTATCCTAAATACCTCA CAAAAATTGTAGTCTTTGATATGCCATGGATAATGAATG CTGCTTTTAAAATTGTGAAAGGCTGGCTTGGTCCAGAAGCAGTGAACATGTTGAAGTTTACTGGTAAAAATGAAGTGCAGGAGCACGTCAGCATAGAATACTTGCCCCCACACATGGGTGGAACT GATCCTTTCAAGTATAGTTATCCACCACTAGTGGATGATGATTTTCAAACCCCTTTGTGTGAAAATGGACCTATTACTAGTGAGGATGAAACTGAAAGTAAAGAGGATATAGAAACAGATAATAAAGAAACTGGGGAAGCAAATTCCAGTGAAGAACAACCTGTTATACCCAGAaag ATTAGTTCAATAGAACAAACTTCCAAAATAGAAGAGTCTGATAAAGtggattcaaagataaaaactttaaagaaatcattaagCATGTTTAAAGGCATCCTATTGCATATCAG CCCTGCTGAAGAACTTTATTTTGGATCCAAAGAAATTGGAGAGAAGAAATGCTTAATAATTCTTACAAATGTAACAAAAAACGTAGTTGCATTTAAG GTAAGAACAACAGCTCCAGACAAATACAGAGTTAAGCCAAGTAATAGTTGCTGTGACCCTGGTGCATCATTAGATGTAGTGGTGTCTCTTCATGGAG GTTTCACAATTTCCCCTCAAGATCGTTTTCTAATAATGGCTGCAGAAATGGAACATCCTTGTGGTACAGGGGCAGCAGATTTGGCACAATTCTGGAAGGATACACCCAGAAACAAAATAATGGAACATAG GTTAAGATGCCACGTTGATAGCAGTAAACCATCTTCTcttacattaaaagaaaattcttttaacaTTCCATCCAAAAGCAGTGAGGACATACATTTACAA ctCACCCGTTTACTAGACATCAGTAGGAAACTTCAAGATGAAGTTGATCGTTGTCTGTGGTTTCAACAGCTGCTGTTTTATTTAACTGTGCTCTTACTTGCTTTTGCTACTTCTTGCTTCTATCTGCTGTATAATCAAGGGACAAATACTCTGTAA
- the MOSPD2 gene encoding motile sperm domain-containing protein 2 isoform X1 encodes MAQVPSQEKSKLVSETRRRFEAEYLADKSDKYDSRDVEKLQQDDTWVESFLCWRHDVVDETLKMIDESFQWRKEFAVNDLNESTLPKWLFEVGAVYLHGYDKEGNKLFWFRVKFHTKDNKTILDKKKLVAFWLERYAKRENGKPLTVMFDMSETGLSNIDMDIVRFIINCFKVYYPKYLTKIVVFDMPWIMNAAFKIVKGWLGPEAVNMLKFTGKNEVQEHVSIEYLPPHMGGTDPFKYSYPPLVDDDFQTPLCENGPITSEDETESKEDIETDNKETGEANSSEEQPVIPRKQISSIEQTSKIEESDKVDSKIKTLKKSLSMFKGILLHISPAEELYFGSKEIGEKKCLIILTNVTKNVVAFKVRTTAPDKYRVKPSNSCCDPGASLDVVVSLHGGFTISPQDRFLIMAAEMEHPCGTGAADLAQFWKDTPRNKIMEHRLRCHVDSSKPSSLTLKENSFNIPSKSSEDIHLQLTRLLDISRKLQDEVDRCLWFQQLLFYLTVLLLAFATSCFYLLYNQGTNTL; translated from the exons ATAAGTCAGATAAATATGATTCacgggatgtggaaaaactacaACAAGATGATACTTGGGTTGAAAGTTTTTTGTGTTGGCGACATGATGTGGTAGATGAAACACTGAAGATGATTGATGAAAGTTTTCAGTGGAGGAAAGAATTTGCTGTCAATG acCTGAATGAATCTACTCTTCCCAAATGGCTATTTGAGGTTGGTGCTGTATATCTACATGGGTATGACAAAGAAGGCAACAAATTGT TCTGGTTCAGAGTGAAGTTTCATACGAAAGACAATAAAACTATTTTGGACAAAAAGAAGCTTGTAGCCTTCTGGCTAGAACGTTATgccaaaagagaaaatggaaaacccTTAACAGTGATGTTTGATATGTCAGAAACTGGACTGAGTAACATA GACATGGATATTGTTCGGTTCATCATCAACTGCTTTAAGGTTTATTATCCTAAATACCTCA CAAAAATTGTAGTCTTTGATATGCCATGGATAATGAATG CTGCTTTTAAAATTGTGAAAGGCTGGCTTGGTCCAGAAGCAGTGAACATGTTGAAGTTTACTGGTAAAAATGAAGTGCAGGAGCACGTCAGCATAGAATACTTGCCCCCACACATGGGTGGAACT GATCCTTTCAAGTATAGTTATCCACCACTAGTGGATGATGATTTTCAAACCCCTTTGTGTGAAAATGGACCTATTACTAGTGAGGATGAAACTGAAAGTAAAGAGGATATAGAAACAGATAATAAAGAAACTGGGGAAGCAAATTCCAGTGAAGAACAACCTGTTATACCCAGAaag CAGATTAGTTCAATAGAACAAACTTCCAAAATAGAAGAGTCTGATAAAGtggattcaaagataaaaactttaaagaaatcattaagCATGTTTAAAGGCATCCTATTGCATATCAG CCCTGCTGAAGAACTTTATTTTGGATCCAAAGAAATTGGAGAGAAGAAATGCTTAATAATTCTTACAAATGTAACAAAAAACGTAGTTGCATTTAAG GTAAGAACAACAGCTCCAGACAAATACAGAGTTAAGCCAAGTAATAGTTGCTGTGACCCTGGTGCATCATTAGATGTAGTGGTGTCTCTTCATGGAG GTTTCACAATTTCCCCTCAAGATCGTTTTCTAATAATGGCTGCAGAAATGGAACATCCTTGTGGTACAGGGGCAGCAGATTTGGCACAATTCTGGAAGGATACACCCAGAAACAAAATAATGGAACATAG GTTAAGATGCCACGTTGATAGCAGTAAACCATCTTCTcttacattaaaagaaaattcttttaacaTTCCATCCAAAAGCAGTGAGGACATACATTTACAA ctCACCCGTTTACTAGACATCAGTAGGAAACTTCAAGATGAAGTTGATCGTTGTCTGTGGTTTCAACAGCTGCTGTTTTATTTAACTGTGCTCTTACTTGCTTTTGCTACTTCTTGCTTCTATCTGCTGTATAATCAAGGGACAAATACTCTGTAA